Proteins from one Athalia rosae chromosome 8, iyAthRosa1.1, whole genome shotgun sequence genomic window:
- the LOC105686606 gene encoding splicing factor 3B subunit 1 isoform X2, whose product MREQFLKGEETELRKKLVEKAKDGTLKANGEPKPAPKKRGRWDQTDDTPAAKKAAGTAATPTSWDNADVTPAAIRWDETPGHGKGGETPGATPGVSTRMWEATPGHATPGAVTPGRETPSHDKAASNRRNRWDETPKTERETPGHNSGWAETPRTDRVAGDLIQETPTPSASKRRSRWDETPSNQTPGSMTPQTPATPLTTPHQSSILTPSGVTPTGPKAMGLATPTPGHLMSMTPEQLQAYRWEREIDERNRPLSDDELDAMFPPGYKVLQPPAAYVPIRTPARKLTATPTPIAGTPQGFFIQQEDKSAKFVDNQPKGNLPFMKPEDAQYFDKLLVDVDEESLSPEEQKERKIMKLLLKIKNGTPPMRKAALRQITDKAREFGAGPLFNQILPLLMSPTLEDQERHLLVKVIDRILYKLDDLVRPYVHKILVVIEPLLIDEDYYARVEGREIISNLAKAAGLATMISTMRPDIDNIDEYVRNTTARAFAVVASALGIPSLLPFLKAVCRSKKSWQARHTGIKIVQQIAILMGCAILPHLKSLVEIIEHGLVDEQQKVRTITALAIAALAEAATPYGIESFDSVLKPLWKGIRTHRGKGLAAFLKAIGYLIPLMDAEYANYYTREVMLILIREFQSPDEEMKKIVLKVVKQCCGTDGVEAQYIKDEILPHFFKHFWNHRMALDRRNYRQLVDTTVEIANKVGASEIINRVVDDLKDENEQYRKMVMETIEKIMGNLGAADVDSRLEEQLIDGILYAFQEQTTEDVVMLNGFGTIVNTLGKRVKAYLPQICGTILWRLNNKSAKVRQQAADLISRIAVVMKTCQEEKLMGHLGVVLYEYLGEEYPEVLGSILGALKAIVNVIGMTKMTPPIKDLLPRLTPILKNRHEKVQENCIDLVGRIADRGPEYVSAREWMRICFELLELLKAHKKAIRRATVNTFGYIAKAIGPHDVLATLLNNLKVQERQNRVCTTVAIAIVAETCSPFTVLPALMNEYRVPELNVQNGVLKSLSFLFEYIGEMGKDYIYAVSPLLEDALMDRDLVHRQTACAAIKHMALGVYGFGCEDALIHLLNHVWPNVFETSPHLVQAFMDAVDGLRVALGPIKILQYTLQGLFHPARKVRDVYWKIYNSLYIGGQDALVAGYPRILNDPKNQYIRYELDYLL is encoded by the exons ATGCGCGAGCAGTTTCTCAAAGGAGAGGAAACGGAG ttgaggaaaaaattggtaGAAAAAGCCAAAGACGGTACCCTGAAGGCCAACGGGGAACCCAAACCTGCTCCAAAAAAACGTGGCCGATGGGATCAAACGGACGACACGCCAGCAGCAAAAAAAGCCGCTGGTACAGCAGCCACTCCGACCTCTTGGGATAATGCCGAC GTTACACCAGCAGCGATACGGTGGGACGAGACCCCTGGCCACGGCAAGGGAGGCGAAACACCAGGGGCGACTCCCGGAGTGAGCACGAGAATGTGGGAAGCCACTCCGGGTCATGCTACACCAGGTGCGGTTACCCCTGGGCGTGAAACTCCTTCGCACGACAAGGCTGCGTCCAATCGAAGAAATCGTTGGGACGAAACtccaaaaaccgaaagag AAACTCCTGGACATAACAGCGGATGGGCTGAAACTCCAAGGACCGACAGAGTCGCCGGTGACCTGATACAGGAAACCCCTACGCCGTCGGCCAGCAAAAGACGCAGTCGTTGGGACGAGACACCGTCGAATCAAACACCTGGTTCCATGACCCCGCAAACGCCTGCGACGCCGCTCACCACACCTCATCAAAGTTCCATCCTAACCCCCAGCGGTGTCACACCCACCGGGCCAAAGGCGATGGGACTAGCAACTCCGACACCTGGTCATCTGATGTCGATGACTCCGGAGCAACTTCAAGCTTATCGTTGGGAGCGTGAAATCGACGAGCGCAATCGACCGCTCTCCGACGACGAACTGGACGCCATGTTTCCCCCTGGCTACAAAGTACTCCAGCCACCCGcag CGTACGTCCCGATTCGGACTCCTGCGAGAAAGTTGACCGCCACTCCGACCCCCATAGCGGGTACTCCCCAAGGATTTTTCATACAGCAAGAAGATAAGAGCGCCAAATTTGTCGACAATCAACCCAAGGGAAACCTGCCCTTCATGAAACCGGAGGACGCCCAGTACTTCGATAAGCTCTTGGTGGACGTCGACGAGGAGTCCCTGAGCCCGGAGGAgcaaaaggagagaaaaataatgaaacttttactgaaaataaagaacggCACTCCGCCCATGCGCAAGGCGGCGCTGAGACAGATCACGGATAAAGCCAGAGAGTTCGGGGCAGGGCCTCTCTTCAACCAAATCCTTCCGCTCCTCATGTCACCCACCTTGGAAGACCAAGAGCGTCATCTCCTCGTCAAGGTCATCGACCGTATTCTGTACAAACTGGACGACCTGGTCAGACCGTACGTCCACAAA atACTCGTGGTGATCGAACCGTTGCTCATCGACGAAGATTACTACGCTCGTGTCGAGGGCAGAGAGATAATATCGAACCTGGCGAAGGCCGCGGGATTGGCTACGATGATCTCCACGATGCGACCCGACATCGACAACATCGACGAGTACGTCAGAAATACGACGGCCAGAGCGTTCGCTGTCGTCGCCTCAGCCCTGGGGATCCCATCTCTGCTTCCCTTCCTCAAGGCCGTGTGTCGCAGCAAGAAATCGTGGCAGGCGCGGCACACCGGTATCAAAATCGTTCAGCAAATCGCCATTCTGATGGGATGCGCCATACTGCCTCACTTAAAAAGTCTCGTTGAAATCATCGAACACGGTCTGGTCGATGAGCAACAGAAAGTCAGAACGATCACCGCTCTGGCCATAGCAGCCCTGGCCGAAGCAGCTACGCCCTACGGTATCGAGAGCTTTGACTCCGTGCTGAAACCTCTTTGGAAGGGTATTCGTACCCACAGAGGCAAGGGGTTGGCGGCCTTTCTGAAAGCTATCGGTTACCTCATCCCTCTCATGGACGCCGAGTACGCGAATTACTACACTCGTGAAGTGATGTTGATCCTGATCAGAGAGTTCCAGTCTCCggatgaagaaatgaagaaaatcgtCTTGAAG GTCGTCAAACAATGCTGCGGCACGGACGGTGTCGAAGCTCAGTACATAAAGGATGAAATCCTCCCGCACTTCTTCAAACACTTTTGGAATCACCGTATGGCTTTGGATCGCAGAAATTACAGACAG ttgGTCGACACGACGGTGGAGATTGCAAACAAAGTTGGAGCATCGGAGATAATAAACAGAGTGGTAGATGACCTCAAGGACGAAAATGAGCAGTACAGAAAGATGGTTATGGAAACTATTGAAAAGATAATGGGTAACTTGGGAGCTGCTGACGTGGACTCTAGGTTAGAAGAACAACTCATCGATGGCATTCTTTACGCATTCCAAGAACAGACGACAGAg GACGTCGTAATGCTCAATGGATTCGGAACCATAGTCAACACCCTCGGTAAAAGGGTTAAAGCTTATCTCCCCCAGATATGCGGTACAATTTTGTGGCGTCTCAACAACAAGTCGGCTAAGGTACGACAACAAGCTGCAGACCTGATCTCACGTATCGCCGTAGTTATGAAAACTTGTCAGGAG GAGAAATTAATGGGTCATTTGGGGGTCGTTCTATACGAATACCTCGGTGAAGAGTACCCAGAAGTATTGGGAAGCATTCTAGGTGCCTTAAAAGCCATCGTCAACGTCATAGGAATGACCAAAATGACGCCACCGATAAAAGATCTGCTGCCACGTCTGAcgccaattttgaaaaacagaCACGAGAAG GTACAAGAGAACTGCATCGATCTGGTTGGTAGAATCGCGGACAGGGGACCTGAGTACGTTTCCGCTCGAGAGTGGATGCGAATTTGTTTCGAATTGTTAGAATTACTCAAGGCGCACAAAAAAGCGATCAGAAGAGCTACGGTCAACACTTTCGGATACATCGCAAAAGCGATTGG accCCACGACGTATTGGCAACGTTATTGAACAATCTGAAGGTTCAAGAGCGGCAGAATCGCGTCTGTACGACAGTTGCGATTGCTATTGTGGCGGAGACCTGCAGTCCCTTCACGGTTTTGCCCGCGCTAATGAACGAGTACAGAGTGCCGGAATTGAATGTTCAGAACGGTGTGTTAAAATCACTCTCATTCCTTTTCGAGTACATCGGAGAGATGGGGAAGGACTACATCTACGCCGTAAGCCCGTTGCTCGAGGACGCTCTCATGGACAG GGATTTGGTGCACAGGCAGACCGCTTGTGCCGCCATAAAGCACATGGCATTAGGAGTTTATGGATTCGGTTGCGAAGACGCTTTGATTCACCTTCTGAATCACGTATGGCCGAATGTCTTTGAAACATCTCCTCACTTGGTTCAGGCTTTCATGGACGCCGTTGATGGTCTTCGGGTCGCGTTGGGCCCGATCAAGATTCTGCAATACACGTTACAA GGACTGTTTCACCCCGCGAGAAAAGTTCGCGACgtttattggaaaatatacAATTCTCTTTACATCGGGGGACAAGATGCTCTCGTGGCTGGGTATCCTCGTATTCTGAACGACCCAAAGAATCAATATATTAGGTACGAATTGGATTATCTTTTGTAA
- the LOC105686606 gene encoding splicing factor 3B subunit 1 isoform X1 produces the protein MDSIPRTHEDIEAQIREIQSKKKEIQSTLTEKEQVGLGKTGFYDQDIYDGTNNKYDGYVTSIAANDEVEDEDYEPNSFSQSKRPGYNAPAALLNDVAQSEKDYDPFADRRRPTIADREDEYRQKRRRMIISPERVDPFAEGGKTPDVGSRTYTEIMREQFLKGEETELRKKLVEKAKDGTLKANGEPKPAPKKRGRWDQTDDTPAAKKAAGTAATPTSWDNADVTPAAIRWDETPGHGKGGETPGATPGVSTRMWEATPGHATPGAVTPGRETPSHDKAASNRRNRWDETPKTERETPGHNSGWAETPRTDRVAGDLIQETPTPSASKRRSRWDETPSNQTPGSMTPQTPATPLTTPHQSSILTPSGVTPTGPKAMGLATPTPGHLMSMTPEQLQAYRWEREIDERNRPLSDDELDAMFPPGYKVLQPPAAYVPIRTPARKLTATPTPIAGTPQGFFIQQEDKSAKFVDNQPKGNLPFMKPEDAQYFDKLLVDVDEESLSPEEQKERKIMKLLLKIKNGTPPMRKAALRQITDKAREFGAGPLFNQILPLLMSPTLEDQERHLLVKVIDRILYKLDDLVRPYVHKILVVIEPLLIDEDYYARVEGREIISNLAKAAGLATMISTMRPDIDNIDEYVRNTTARAFAVVASALGIPSLLPFLKAVCRSKKSWQARHTGIKIVQQIAILMGCAILPHLKSLVEIIEHGLVDEQQKVRTITALAIAALAEAATPYGIESFDSVLKPLWKGIRTHRGKGLAAFLKAIGYLIPLMDAEYANYYTREVMLILIREFQSPDEEMKKIVLKVVKQCCGTDGVEAQYIKDEILPHFFKHFWNHRMALDRRNYRQLVDTTVEIANKVGASEIINRVVDDLKDENEQYRKMVMETIEKIMGNLGAADVDSRLEEQLIDGILYAFQEQTTEDVVMLNGFGTIVNTLGKRVKAYLPQICGTILWRLNNKSAKVRQQAADLISRIAVVMKTCQEEKLMGHLGVVLYEYLGEEYPEVLGSILGALKAIVNVIGMTKMTPPIKDLLPRLTPILKNRHEKVQENCIDLVGRIADRGPEYVSAREWMRICFELLELLKAHKKAIRRATVNTFGYIAKAIGPHDVLATLLNNLKVQERQNRVCTTVAIAIVAETCSPFTVLPALMNEYRVPELNVQNGVLKSLSFLFEYIGEMGKDYIYAVSPLLEDALMDRDLVHRQTACAAIKHMALGVYGFGCEDALIHLLNHVWPNVFETSPHLVQAFMDAVDGLRVALGPIKILQYTLQGLFHPARKVRDVYWKIYNSLYIGGQDALVAGYPRILNDPKNQYIRYELDYLL, from the exons ATGGATTCCATTCCTCGAACGCACGAAG ACATCGAGGCGCAAATTCGAGAGATCCAGTCCAAAAAGAAGGAGATACAAAGTACCCTCACTGAAAAAGAGCAAGTAGGCTTGGGTAAAACTGGATTTTATGATCAGGATATATACGACGGTACCAACAACAAGTACGATGGCTACGTCACATCGATCGCAGCCAACGACGAGGTTGAG GATGAAGATTACGAACCAAACTCATTTAGTCAAAGTAAAAGGCCAGGCTATAATGCTCCGGCAGCTCTGCTCAACGATGTTGCACAG AGTGAAAAAGATTACGACCCATTTGCTGACAGGAGACGGCCAACGATTGCTGACAGAGAAGACGAGTATAGGCAAAAGCGACGACGCATGATCATCTCCCCAGAACGTGTTGATCCATTTGCTGAAG GCGGTAAGACACCAGATGTTGGATCGAGGACTTACACAGAGATCATGCGCGAGCAGTTTCTCAAAGGAGAGGAAACGGAG ttgaggaaaaaattggtaGAAAAAGCCAAAGACGGTACCCTGAAGGCCAACGGGGAACCCAAACCTGCTCCAAAAAAACGTGGCCGATGGGATCAAACGGACGACACGCCAGCAGCAAAAAAAGCCGCTGGTACAGCAGCCACTCCGACCTCTTGGGATAATGCCGAC GTTACACCAGCAGCGATACGGTGGGACGAGACCCCTGGCCACGGCAAGGGAGGCGAAACACCAGGGGCGACTCCCGGAGTGAGCACGAGAATGTGGGAAGCCACTCCGGGTCATGCTACACCAGGTGCGGTTACCCCTGGGCGTGAAACTCCTTCGCACGACAAGGCTGCGTCCAATCGAAGAAATCGTTGGGACGAAACtccaaaaaccgaaagag AAACTCCTGGACATAACAGCGGATGGGCTGAAACTCCAAGGACCGACAGAGTCGCCGGTGACCTGATACAGGAAACCCCTACGCCGTCGGCCAGCAAAAGACGCAGTCGTTGGGACGAGACACCGTCGAATCAAACACCTGGTTCCATGACCCCGCAAACGCCTGCGACGCCGCTCACCACACCTCATCAAAGTTCCATCCTAACCCCCAGCGGTGTCACACCCACCGGGCCAAAGGCGATGGGACTAGCAACTCCGACACCTGGTCATCTGATGTCGATGACTCCGGAGCAACTTCAAGCTTATCGTTGGGAGCGTGAAATCGACGAGCGCAATCGACCGCTCTCCGACGACGAACTGGACGCCATGTTTCCCCCTGGCTACAAAGTACTCCAGCCACCCGcag CGTACGTCCCGATTCGGACTCCTGCGAGAAAGTTGACCGCCACTCCGACCCCCATAGCGGGTACTCCCCAAGGATTTTTCATACAGCAAGAAGATAAGAGCGCCAAATTTGTCGACAATCAACCCAAGGGAAACCTGCCCTTCATGAAACCGGAGGACGCCCAGTACTTCGATAAGCTCTTGGTGGACGTCGACGAGGAGTCCCTGAGCCCGGAGGAgcaaaaggagagaaaaataatgaaacttttactgaaaataaagaacggCACTCCGCCCATGCGCAAGGCGGCGCTGAGACAGATCACGGATAAAGCCAGAGAGTTCGGGGCAGGGCCTCTCTTCAACCAAATCCTTCCGCTCCTCATGTCACCCACCTTGGAAGACCAAGAGCGTCATCTCCTCGTCAAGGTCATCGACCGTATTCTGTACAAACTGGACGACCTGGTCAGACCGTACGTCCACAAA atACTCGTGGTGATCGAACCGTTGCTCATCGACGAAGATTACTACGCTCGTGTCGAGGGCAGAGAGATAATATCGAACCTGGCGAAGGCCGCGGGATTGGCTACGATGATCTCCACGATGCGACCCGACATCGACAACATCGACGAGTACGTCAGAAATACGACGGCCAGAGCGTTCGCTGTCGTCGCCTCAGCCCTGGGGATCCCATCTCTGCTTCCCTTCCTCAAGGCCGTGTGTCGCAGCAAGAAATCGTGGCAGGCGCGGCACACCGGTATCAAAATCGTTCAGCAAATCGCCATTCTGATGGGATGCGCCATACTGCCTCACTTAAAAAGTCTCGTTGAAATCATCGAACACGGTCTGGTCGATGAGCAACAGAAAGTCAGAACGATCACCGCTCTGGCCATAGCAGCCCTGGCCGAAGCAGCTACGCCCTACGGTATCGAGAGCTTTGACTCCGTGCTGAAACCTCTTTGGAAGGGTATTCGTACCCACAGAGGCAAGGGGTTGGCGGCCTTTCTGAAAGCTATCGGTTACCTCATCCCTCTCATGGACGCCGAGTACGCGAATTACTACACTCGTGAAGTGATGTTGATCCTGATCAGAGAGTTCCAGTCTCCggatgaagaaatgaagaaaatcgtCTTGAAG GTCGTCAAACAATGCTGCGGCACGGACGGTGTCGAAGCTCAGTACATAAAGGATGAAATCCTCCCGCACTTCTTCAAACACTTTTGGAATCACCGTATGGCTTTGGATCGCAGAAATTACAGACAG ttgGTCGACACGACGGTGGAGATTGCAAACAAAGTTGGAGCATCGGAGATAATAAACAGAGTGGTAGATGACCTCAAGGACGAAAATGAGCAGTACAGAAAGATGGTTATGGAAACTATTGAAAAGATAATGGGTAACTTGGGAGCTGCTGACGTGGACTCTAGGTTAGAAGAACAACTCATCGATGGCATTCTTTACGCATTCCAAGAACAGACGACAGAg GACGTCGTAATGCTCAATGGATTCGGAACCATAGTCAACACCCTCGGTAAAAGGGTTAAAGCTTATCTCCCCCAGATATGCGGTACAATTTTGTGGCGTCTCAACAACAAGTCGGCTAAGGTACGACAACAAGCTGCAGACCTGATCTCACGTATCGCCGTAGTTATGAAAACTTGTCAGGAG GAGAAATTAATGGGTCATTTGGGGGTCGTTCTATACGAATACCTCGGTGAAGAGTACCCAGAAGTATTGGGAAGCATTCTAGGTGCCTTAAAAGCCATCGTCAACGTCATAGGAATGACCAAAATGACGCCACCGATAAAAGATCTGCTGCCACGTCTGAcgccaattttgaaaaacagaCACGAGAAG GTACAAGAGAACTGCATCGATCTGGTTGGTAGAATCGCGGACAGGGGACCTGAGTACGTTTCCGCTCGAGAGTGGATGCGAATTTGTTTCGAATTGTTAGAATTACTCAAGGCGCACAAAAAAGCGATCAGAAGAGCTACGGTCAACACTTTCGGATACATCGCAAAAGCGATTGG accCCACGACGTATTGGCAACGTTATTGAACAATCTGAAGGTTCAAGAGCGGCAGAATCGCGTCTGTACGACAGTTGCGATTGCTATTGTGGCGGAGACCTGCAGTCCCTTCACGGTTTTGCCCGCGCTAATGAACGAGTACAGAGTGCCGGAATTGAATGTTCAGAACGGTGTGTTAAAATCACTCTCATTCCTTTTCGAGTACATCGGAGAGATGGGGAAGGACTACATCTACGCCGTAAGCCCGTTGCTCGAGGACGCTCTCATGGACAG GGATTTGGTGCACAGGCAGACCGCTTGTGCCGCCATAAAGCACATGGCATTAGGAGTTTATGGATTCGGTTGCGAAGACGCTTTGATTCACCTTCTGAATCACGTATGGCCGAATGTCTTTGAAACATCTCCTCACTTGGTTCAGGCTTTCATGGACGCCGTTGATGGTCTTCGGGTCGCGTTGGGCCCGATCAAGATTCTGCAATACACGTTACAA GGACTGTTTCACCCCGCGAGAAAAGTTCGCGACgtttattggaaaatatacAATTCTCTTTACATCGGGGGACAAGATGCTCTCGTGGCTGGGTATCCTCGTATTCTGAACGACCCAAAGAATCAATATATTAGGTACGAATTGGATTATCTTTTGTAA
- the LOC105686541 gene encoding alpha-L-fucosidase, which produces MILSAILLLCTCTPTRYAYQHDSYVVTMNDNDRQWNKDFSLHKRKSDVGEERYQPTWDSLDKRPIPDWYENGKIGIFIHWGVFSVPSFGSEWFWSNWKGEAPDGKYHEFMKQRYPPDFTYQDFARDFTAEFFNATEWSELFKAAGAQYVVLTSKHHEGYTLWPSKYSFSWNSVDVGPHKDLVGELAQAVRNNTDLKFGLYHSMYEWFNPMYLHDKENNYETDMFATQKIFPELLELVEQYQPEVVWSDGDWDASDEYWKSKEFLAWLYNDSPVKDTVVVNDRWGSNMPCHHGGFYTCTDRYNPGVLQPHKWENCMTIDKKSWGFRRNAPLADYLTLKELVKELVVTVSCGGNLLMNVGPTKDGIISPIYEERLRGLGAWLATNGEAIYSSRPWTVQNDTITGDVWYTQSADKQKVYATLLSWPANDLLRLGAIQLPQNAEIYLLSTSKRLKWVQNDNYVIIHLPSSAQKGEPAWTIRFEKVK; this is translated from the exons ATGATTTTAAGTGCAATATTACTTTTATGCACCTGCACACCTACACGATATGCCTATCAACATGACAGTTACGTTGTAACAATGAACGACAATGATAGACAATGGAACAAAGACTTTTCTTTGCACAAAAGAAAATCTGACGTTGGTGAAGAGCGGTACCAGCCAACATGGGATAGTTTGGATAAACGACCGATACCAGACTGGTacgaaaatgggaaaattggaattttcattcactGGGGTGTATTCAGCGTTCCTAGCTTTGGTTCTGAATGGTTTTGGAGTAACTGGAAGG GTGAGGCTCCCGATGGAAAGTATCATGAATTCATGAAGCAGCGTTATCCTCCGGACTTTACCTATCAAGATTTTGCCCGAGATTTCACTgctgaatttttcaatgccACCGAGTGGAGTGAACTATTCAAGGCAGCAGGAGCTCAATATGTTGTACTAACAAGCAAACATCATGAGGGGTATACTTTGTGGCCTTCAAAATATTCCTTCAGCTGGAATTCTGTAGATGTTGGGCCTCATAAGGATCTAGTAG GAGAATTAGCACAGGCAGTCAGAAATAACACAGATCTGAAATTTGGGCTGTATCATTCCATGTACGAGTGGTTTAATCCTATGTACCTTCACGACAAGGAGAACAACTACGAAACTGATATGTTCGCaacgcaaaaaatttttcccgaaCTTCTTGAGCTGGTAGAACAATATCAGCCCGAAGTGGTCTGGTCAGACGGAGACTGGGATGCGTCTGACGAGTACTGGAAATCGAAGGAATTTTTAGCCTGGTTATACAACGACAGTCCTGTCAAAGATACCGTCGTAGTCAATGACAGGTGGGGATCAAACATGCCATGTCACCATGGAGGATTCTATACTTGTACAGATCGATATAACCCTG GTGTACTCCAGCCTCACAAGTGGGAAAATTGTATGACGATCGACAAGAAATCTTGGGGTTTCCGAAGGAATGCACCTCTAGCAGACTACCTTACGTTAAAGGAGTTGGTCAAAGAATTAGTAGTGACAGTGAGCTGCGGTGGAAATCTCCTGATGAATGTTGGACCGACCAAAGACGGGATCATCTCACCTATTTATGAGGAGAGGCTGCGTGGCTTAG GAGCGTGGCTAGCCACGAATGGAGAGGCAATTTATAGCAGCAGACCTTGGACCGTACAGAACGACACGATAACTGGTGACGTCTGGTATACGCAGAGTGCAGACAAGCAGAAGGTTTACGCGACTCTTTTGTCTTGGCCTGCTAATGACTTGTTACGTCTAGGGGCAATCCAACTGCCACAAAATGCTGAAATATACTTGCTCTCGACTTCCAAACGTCTGAAG TGGGTCCAAAATGACAACTATGTCATCATACATTTACCATCAAGCGCGCAGAAGGGAGAACCCGCATGgacgattcgattcgaaaaagtgaagtaA